The proteins below come from a single Chryseobacterium capnotolerans genomic window:
- a CDS encoding CPBP family glutamic-type intramembrane protease has translation MLLSTLNFIKQSVQDFILFILSPKGYTTETIQAQQKILASIVLLVLKFCFSILIAGLIGLFYEPKNLTDQSLSERFTPFLYLIIGGLVLPCLEEILFRLSLKFKPIYLISTCICVGYYVSTKFIFDSRLSSFDDTFMYRICIGLCTGILAFILLSNKQFSAYLRKVWIQKFTFIYYISAIVFAWLHIFNFELNLVNILLLPFLTLPQLFSGLIMGYMRINFGFQYPLFFHMATNSLLVGLDILVK, from the coding sequence TCCAAAAGGATATACCACTGAAACAATTCAAGCACAACAAAAGATTCTTGCTTCCATTGTTCTTTTGGTTTTGAAATTCTGCTTTTCTATACTTATAGCAGGGCTCATAGGTCTTTTCTATGAACCTAAAAACCTCACTGATCAATCATTATCTGAGCGCTTTACTCCTTTTTTATATTTAATCATTGGAGGACTGGTCTTACCTTGTCTCGAAGAAATATTATTTCGTCTATCTTTGAAATTTAAACCCATTTATCTGATCTCCACATGCATTTGTGTCGGTTATTATGTGTCTACAAAATTTATTTTTGATAGTCGCCTTTCTTCTTTTGATGACACTTTTATGTATAGAATATGTATTGGCTTATGTACTGGTATTCTCGCTTTCATCTTATTGAGTAATAAACAATTTTCAGCATATTTACGTAAAGTCTGGATTCAGAAATTCACCTTCATTTACTATATATCTGCTATTGTTTTTGCGTGGCTTCATATCTTTAATTTCGAGTTAAACTTAGTTAATATATTACTCCTTCCTTTTCTTACTTTACCACAGCTCTTTAGCGGATTAATCATGGGCTATATGCGTATAAATTTTGGGTTCCAGTATCCTTTATTCTTTCACATGGCCACTAATTCTCTATTAGTAGGATTGGATATTCTTGTAAAATAG